A window from Chrysemys picta bellii isolate R12L10 chromosome 20, ASM1138683v2, whole genome shotgun sequence encodes these proteins:
- the LOC101947470 gene encoding dual specificity protein phosphatase 23, with amino-acid sequence MASAVPPNFSWVVPGKLAGLAMPRQPAHYQYMHEHGIRHLVSLTDRSPPYHDTCPGIKLHRLRIQDFCAPSLEQIKHFLQIVEDASTKGEAVAVHCMLGFGRTGTMLACYLVKAQKITGVDAIHEIRRIRPGAIETHDQEKAVIQFHHHIK; translated from the exons ATGGCGTCGGCCGTCCCTCCAAACTTCTCCTGGGTGGTGCCCGGCAAGCTGGCAGGGCTGGCCATGCCACGGCAGCCTGCACACTACCAGTACATGCATGAGCATGGCATCCGGCACCTGGTGTCACTGACCGACCGCAGCCCACCCTACCACGACACCTGCCCTGGCATCAAGCTCCATCGCCTCCGCATCCAGGACTTCTGTGCCCCGTCGCTGGAGCAGATCAAGCACTTCCTGCAGATCGTGGAGGATGCCAGCACCAAGGGCGAG GCTGTGGCagtgcactgcatgctgggatttGGCAGGACGGGAACCATGCTGGCCTGTTACCTGGTGAAGGCCCAGAAAATCACTGGGGTTGATGCCATCCATGAGATTCGGAGAATCCGGCCTGGAGCCATCGAGACCCATGACCAGGAGAAAGCCgtgatccagttccaccaccacATCAAATAG